In Sceloporus undulatus isolate JIND9_A2432 ecotype Alabama chromosome 7, SceUnd_v1.1, whole genome shotgun sequence, one DNA window encodes the following:
- the LOC121936187 gene encoding chymotrypsin-C-like has product MFTLLFVALFLGYAHGCGKPAYLPNVSRVVGGEDAKPHSWPWQVSLQYDKNGAWAHTCGGTLIDSNWVLTAAHCISSSRTYRVLLGKQNLVEEEAGSVAVAVEKTIVHEKWNSFLVINDIALLKLAEHVQFTDTIQPSCLPAEGSLLAQDYPCFITGWGRLWTNGPISDNLQQALLPVVDHQTCSKQDWWGSMVRTTMVCAGGDGVVSGCNGDSGGPLNCESGNTWEVHGIVSFGSGLGCNTAKKPTVFTRVSAYIQWITEKINQN; this is encoded by the exons ATGTTCACGCTCCTCTTTGTGGCTTTGTTCCTGGGCTACG CCCACGGATGTGGCAAACCGGCCTATTTGCCCAACGTTTCCCGGGTCGTCGGTGGCGAAGATGCCAAACCTCACAGCTGGCCTTGGCAG GTCTCTCTCCAATACGACAAGAACGGCGCATGGGCCCACACTTGTGGCGGGACTCTCATTGACTCAAACTGGGTTTTGACGGCCGCGCATTGCATCAG CTCAAGCCGGACGTACCGCGTCCTTCTGGGCAAACAGAACCTGGTTGAGGAAGAGGCCGGTTCGGTGGCCGTCGCGGTGGAAAAGACCATCGTCCACGAGAAATGGAACTCCTTCTTGGTCAT cAACGACATTGCCCTCCTCAAACTGGCGGAGCATGTCCAGTTCACGGACACAATCCAACCGTCTTGTCTCCCAGCCGAGGGCTCCTTGCTGGCCCAGGATTACCCTTGCTTTATCACTGGATGGGGACGACTCTGGA CCAACGGGCCGATCTCTGACAACCTCCAGCAGGCCTTACTCCCCGTTGTGGATCACCAAACATGCAGCAAGCAGGACTGGTGGGGATCCATGGTGCGGACGACAATGGTGTGCGCCGGAGGTGACGGCGTCGTTTCCGGATGCAAC GGAGATTCAGGAGGTCCCCTGAACTGTGAGAGCGGCAACACTTGGGAAGTCCATGGCATCGTGAGCTTTGGATCTGGTCTGGGCTGCAACACCGCCAAGAAGCCAACCGTCTTCACCCGCGTTTCCGCTTACATCCAATGGATCACAGAG AAAATCAACCAGAACTGA